The DNA segment CTAAATTTGAAGGTTTTAACGAGCGCGAGATAGAGTTTTTGATAAACGCGAACAAAGACGTAAATACGCTAAATTTGAGAAAAAAACTCGGCAAATTTAAATGCTATATTTTTGAGCCGACCCTTTATATCGGCGATCAAAACGAGATAAAAAAGCTAAAGCGGTATTTTTTGAAAAATACCAATTCCGATTTTATCGTTTCTTATGGCGAATTTGAAAAATTTAAAATCCCCGAAAGCGAGCCCGAAAAGATAAGCGATAAAAAGCCGAACTTGGCCTTTTTTTCACCGCTACCGAACGAAAAAACCGGCGTTAGCTTGTATTCAAAAGAGCTCTTAGATGAGCTTGGCGCGTATTACGAGATAACCGTTTTTGTCGAAAACGCGGCAAATGTAGATGCCGAATTAAAGCAAATTTACGATATAAAAGAGGCGAAGGCTTTTTTGGAGGATCCGCATAAATTTGAGCGCATAATATATCAAATGGGCGGTTCGCACTATCATCTTTATATGTATGAGATTTTGAAAAAATTCGAAGGCGTCGTCGTTTTTCACGATTTTTATATGTCGCAGCTTATTTACACGCAGGACGCTTATTATCACTCCATATTTTACGACGAGCTTTACTATTCGCACGGATACGAAGCGCTTAGCTTTTTTAAAGAAAACGGACTTGAAAAAACGGTGCTAAAATATCCCGCAAACAAAGCCCTGATAGACGCGTCGCTGGGCGTTATCGCTCATTCAAACGAGCCTCAAAGGATATTTGACGAGCTTTGCGGAGGCGAAAACGGTATATTTGAAGTCATCCCGCTACTTAGAAAACCGGCTCAAATTTTGCCTAAAAACGAATGCAAAAATAGGCTAAATTTACCCGCAGATAAGCTTGTTATTTGCACGTTTGGCTACGTTGGCTCCACCAAGCTTACGCTTGATATCGTAAGGGCGTTTAAGCAGACCTTGGCAAATGCCAAAAACGAGGCGATTTTGGTCATAGTCGGCGACAGCACGAGTATGGAGTATATCTCGCTCATAAAGCGCTACATAAAAGAGCACGATCTGCAAGAGCGCGTAAAAATCACGGGTTGGACAAACGATGATAGCTACAAAGAGTATCTAAACGCTTGCGATATAGCCGTGCAGTTAAGGGCGGACTCCAGAGGCGAGACGTCGGCTGCGGTTTTGGACTGTTTTAACTACGCTTTGCCCGTTATCGTAAATAAGCACGGCTCTATGAGGGATTTGTCGCAAGATTGCGTGCGCTTTGTCGAGGATAAATTTAGCTCGCAAGAGCTCTCAACCGCTATAGACGAGCTTTGCGGCGATATGTTTTTAAGAGAAAAAATAGCCAAAAACGCTAAAGATCATCTGGATAAATTTCACAATCCTAAATTTTGCGCCGAGAAATATTTTAAATTTATAGAAAAAATTTACGCCAAAAAGCCGCTACTAAGAGAAATTTTGCCCGATTTTAAAGAATCCAAAAGCGATATCATCTCTCTTTCAAAATCCATAGCTTCGCTAAAACCGCCGCTTCTTAAAAAAAATAAAATTTTCGTCGATATAACCGAAATTTACGTAAAGGACATAAAAACAGGCATCCAGCGCGTAGTTAGAGCTCAACTTTTGCAGCTTTTGCAAATGCGAAATTTAGCCTACCAAATAGAGCCGATATATTACGACGATCTGCGCTCTACGTATTTTTGCGCTAAAGATTTTATGAGGGATCTATACGGACTAAAAGAGTGGAACGCCGTAAATGAAGCGACCGATATGAGCGAAGGGGATATATTTTACGGACTTGATTATATGCCTATCGGCGCGGTAAATGCATACAAAAACGGCGTTTATCAAAGGCTTCGCGCGAAGGGCGTCAAGCTGTTTTTTGTTATTTACGATCTTATCCCGATTTTGTATCCGCAGTTTGTGCCCTCCGTCTCTCCGGGCAATCACGATCGCTGGGCGAAAGCCGTTATAAGCGTAGCGGACGGTCTTGCATGCATATCGGATGCCGTCGTGGATGATGTAAAAGAGTATATCGCTAAAAATGATCTGCTAATTCCGCCAATCATAAAAAGTATGAAGCTTGGCTGCGATATAAAAGCAACCGCGCCAAGCTACGGGCTCGATAAAGCCTCGCTTGAAATTTTAGATAAAATTCGCTCCAAACCGACCTTTATAATGGTCGGAACGCTTGAGCCCAGAAAGGGTCACGATGCGGCTATAATGGCGTTCGAGACGCTATGGCGAAAGGGGCTTGATATAAATTTGGTCATCGCGGGCAAGATCGGCTGGATGGTCGATGAGCTTTACGAAAAGATAAAAAAACACGAGGAAAACGGCAAAAGGCTTATTTATCTAAATTTCGTCAGCGACGAGCTTTTGGATGAAATTTATAAAAACTCGAGCTGCCTTATCGCCGCAAGTAGAGCCGAGGGATTTGGCCTGCCGCTCGTTGAAGCCGCTATCCACAAGATCCCGATAATAGCACGCGAGCTTAACGTGTTTAAAGAGGTTTCAAACGGCTCGGCGACGTTTTTTAAGGATGACGATGATCTAGCGGGCGTTATAGAGAGGTGGCTCGGGGATTTTAAAGAGGACAAACACATCAAATCACACCTGATAGAGCTTGTGTCGTGGCGACAAAGCACCGAGCAGGCTTATCAAATTTTAACAGGAGAATTATAATGAAAAAAGCGTTAATCACGGGCATTACAGGGCAAGACGGAGCCTATTTGGCGAAGTATCTGCTGGAGCTGGGCTATAAAGTTTACGGCACGTGCAGGCGAACGGCGAGCCTAAATTTGTGGCGTTTAAACGAGCTTGAAGTCGCGCAAAACGAAAATTTGCAAATTTTAGAGATGGATCTAACCGATCCTTTTAACATCCTAAGCGTCGTCTCCGAGGTTAGACCGGACGAAATCTATAACCTTGCCGCGCAAAGCTTTGTCGGAGTTAGCTTCAAAGAGCCTTTTCACACGGCAAACGCTACCGGCATAGGCGTGCTAAATTTACTCGAAGCCGTGCGCATCGTGGATAAAAATATCAAATTTTATCAAGCCAGCACCTCGGAGATGTTCGGCAAGGTGCAAGCTATCCCGCAGAGCGAGGATACGCCGTTTTATCCGCGCTCGCCTTATGGCGTAGCTAAGCTTTACGGGCATTTTATCACGGTAAATTACCGCGAGAGTTACGAAATTTTCGGCTCGAGCGGCATACTGTTTAACCACGAAAGTCCTTTGCGAGGCCTTGAGTTCGTTACGAGAAAAATCACAAACACCGCCGCAAAGATCGCGCTGAAAAAAGCCGAGGTTTTAAAGCTGGGAAATATGGACGCCAAGCGCGACTGGGGCTACGCCTACGAATACGTCCAAGGTATGCACGCGATCTTGCAGCACGATAGGCCCGATACCTTCGTGCTAGCTACGGGCGAAACGACGACGGTTCGCGACTTTGTGAGACTTAGCTTCGAGGCGCTTGATATCGAGCTGAAATTTGAAGGCGAGGGCCAAAATGAGGTCGCGCGCGATAAAAACGGCAAAATTTTAGTCCGCGTCGATCCGCAGTTTTATCGTCCCGCCGAGGTCGATCTGCTCATCGGTGATGCAAGTAAGGCTAAAAAAGAGCTTGGCTGGCAGGCGAAAACGGGCGTCAAAGAGCTTTGCGCTATGATGGTTAAGGCCGATCTTAAAAAAATAGAGCGCGGCTTTGAGTTCTAAGGTTTTCGTAACGGGCGCGGAAGGCTTTAGCGGTAGGTATTTGTGCGCGCATCTAAAAAATTTAGGCTACGAAGTCTTTGAGGCTACGACGCAAAACTGCGATATCTGCGATATAAAAAGCGTAAAAGACGCCTTCAAATTTGATCCTGATTTCGTGATCCATCTGGCCGGTATTTCTTTTGCGCCAAGCGATGCTGAGCTTATTTTTAAGGTAAATTTTGCAGGCAGCAAAAACCTGCTCGATGCGCTTAGCGAGCAAAGAAAAAAGCCAAAAAGAGTGATTTTGGCAAGCTCGGCTTCGGTTTACGGTGCGCAAGAAGCAGGAGCCTTGTCCGAAAATTTGACGCCGCATCCACTATCTGCATATGCTAAAAGTAAATTGCAAATGGAAAATTTAGCAAAGGACTACGACCTTGATATCTTGATAACGCGCCCATTTAACTACACGGGAGCGGGGCAGGGTGTAAATTTTTTGATTCCTAAAATCGTATCGCATTTTAAGCGAAACGCTAGGGTCATAGAGCTTGGAAATTTAACCCCGAAGCGCGAATACAACAATGTTTTGGACGTGGTTAAAATTTACGAAAAGCTTTTAAATTTAAAAACCGGCGAAAGGATTTTTAATATCGGCTCGGGTAAAGGGCACGGCATAGGCGAAATTTTAGATTTTATGAGAGAAATTTCGGGGCGCGATATAAAAGTCGAGCAAAATCCCGCGTTTATGCGAGCGGACGAGCCCGAGGAAATAACGGCCGATACCGCGAGGCTTGAAGCAAACGGGCTAAATTTGTGCAAAACGCACATCAAACAAACGCTAAAATGGATGTATGAAAACGAGTAAAATTAAAAACTGCGCGCCAAAAAAAGAGGGCAGAGCTAAAATTTTAATCGACGCAAAGCCGCTCATTTCGCAGCTCACGGGCATCGGCAGATACGCTTACGAGATCGTAAAAAGGCTGGATAAGGATAAATTTGATCCATTTTATGACTACGGATTTGTTTCAAAGGAGCTGATTTTTAAGGGCTACGAGCAAAAAACTTCCCCTCTTGGCGCGTTTAAGAAAGTTTTATTAAAAAGCGTAAAGCGTTTTTTATCGACATTGCCCTTAGGCGTGAAGACGCGTTTTAGACTATTTTTAAAAAAGCTAAACGAGCGAAATTTTAAAGGGATGAAATTCGACCTTTATTTTCAGCCCAATTTCATCCCGCTTGATATCGAGGCGAGGTGCGTCGTGGTCTGCGTGCATGATTTTACTTTTATCAAATTTAGCGAATTTCATCCGAAAGATCGCATAGAGTTTTTTGAAAAAACCTTTATGCAAAATATTAAAAAAGCCACGCATATCGTCACGGGCTCAAATTTTACCAAAAACGAGATCGTGGAAATTCTAGGCTTTGACGAGAGTAAGATCAGCGTGATATACCACGGCTACGACGATAAAGTTTTTTATCCCAAGGACGACGCGCAAAAAGCGGCCGTAAAGGCTAAACTAAATTTGACGAAAGAATTTATACTTTTTGCGGGTTCTATCGAGCCTAGGAAAAATCTCGCTACGCTTATCAAGGCTTATAATCTGCTGCCAAGCGATTTGCAGGATAAATTCGACCTGGTTATCGTCGGCGCGAAAGGCTGGGAAAACTCGCAAATCCACGAGCTCATAAATCAAAACGAAAATATCAAATTTGCGGGTTTTGTCACGGACGAGGAGCTGGCGGCTCTTTATAGTTCGGCTAGCGTTTTTTCGTATCCGTCCGTTTATGAGGGCTTTGGCATCCCGCCGCTTGAGGCGATGGCCTGCGGATGCGCGGTAGTGCTATCAGATATCGAAGTTTTTAGAGAAATTTACGGCGAAGATGCTGTTTATTTTGATGCTTTAAACGAAGCGAGCCTAAAAGAAAAGCTTCAAATTTTACTTACCGATAAAAAGATGCGGGAAAATTTTGCGAGACTGGGACTTCGCCGCTGCAAAGATTTTTCTTGGGCGAAGTCCGCAAAAGCTCATAACGAGCTATTTTTAAAGCTGATTAGTTAAACGCGCTCTCAAGCTTGTTCATACTTTGCGTGTTTATGTCGTTTATCAGGCTCTCAAGCTCAAGATAGGCCAAAACCACGTTTCTGGCCGAAGCTATGAGCTCGTTTCTTATCTTGTGCACCCTGGCTCTGGCGTCAAGCAGATCGACCAGGTTTTTGAGCCCCTCTTCGTATCCTCGCTCTATCGAGCGCTCATAGACGTTTGCGTGCTCGAGCGATCTTACGTTTATGTCGTATTCTTGGATGTAGTTTTGAAAGTCGATGGCTGCTTGTCGTTGAGCGATATCGACGTTTTTTCTGACTTCGTTTTGTCTGGATATGCTAGCTTGTCTTAAAAACATACCTTCTTCTACCCGATAGCTCGTGTACCAGCTCGAAAATATCGGTATATTTAGGCGGATATTCGTCTCGACCCTGCGTTTTTTATCGCCGAAAGCCTTAGTGTCCTTGTAGCTGTTATTTGAGTAGCCTATTGAAAAATCAATGGTCGGCAGATGCTCGCTTTTGCGTTTAATGTGCTCTTTTTCGGCTATTTTCGTTAGTAGCGTGCTTTGCTTGTAGTCCAAATTTTGCTCTATATCGCTGTATTTTTTAAGATCGAGATTTTTGAAAAAATCAATATTTATATTCTCGAAATAATCCATCGTGTCGATATCTTGTCCGACTAATTTAAAAAGCGACATCTTGGCTATGTCTATATTTCTTTGGGCTTTGCTTACGCTTAGCATCGACTCGTCGTATCTTACCTTTGATTCGAGCATATCTATTTTATTTGTAAGCCCTAGCGAGAGCGAGCGCTCCATTTGCTCGAATTTAGCCTTATTTGCATCTTGATAGCTTAACGCCAGCTTTAAATTCGCATTCGCGTAAGCCAGCTCGAAATACGCCCTGGTTACTTTTTTAGCGAGGTCTTGCCTGCTGTGCTCGAGCTCGATTTGACCTCCTTGCATCCTTAGTTTCTCTTGTTGTCTTTGGTAGTATAAGGACGGCTGAAATATCGACTGCCTTACCGTAACGCCGTAGCTCGTGTAGCTTTCGTTCGAGTTTTTATTTTGTCTTTTGTATTTATCGCCGTGATAAGATATATCGCCGTTTATAGTAGGCAACAGTTGGGACAAGGTCTGATTATACCTTTGTTCTCCGGCCAAACTGTTATACATATAGTACTTATACTCTTCGTCGTTTCCTAGAGCCATATTATACGCTTCGGACAAGCTCGCGGACTGCGCGGATAAAAGTATCGGCGCAGCGAGTAAAGATAAAATTTTAATCTTCATTAAATGCCCTTTTAAACATATTCGTAAACGGATTTAGGATATAGCTTAGAACCGTTCTGTTTGACGTTTGCACCATTACCTCCGCAGGCATACCCGGAAGTAAGAAAAATTTGTTATTCTCAAGCTCTTTTACGCCTTTGTCGGTGAGCTTGACCTTTATCTCGTAAAATTGATGCCCGTTACCGTCCTGCAAGCTGTCGGCCGAGATATATACGACCTCTCCTTCTACGACATGGGCTTGCTGTAGCTCAAACGCGCTAAATCTAACGTCGGATAGCAGACCTATCGTGACCTTATCTATATCGGTCAAGTTCATCCTCGCCTCTACTATGTATTCCGTGCTGTCGGGCACGATATACATTATCGGATCGCCGGGCCTGATGACCCCTCCTACCGTATGAGCCGTCATACCCACGATCGTTCCGCTAACGGGAGCTCTCACCTCGGTTCTAGCGAGCTGATCGTTTAGGGCTATATATTTTGATCTGAGGGTGTTTATGGACTTCGTTACGCTTTCAAGCTGTTTTAGGACATCCTCTTTAAAAGCGCTCTCCCTTAAGATCATTTGAGATTTCGTTTCGGTTATTTGGACGTTTAGCCTGGCGATCTCCGCCGTATTAGAAGCTATCTCACCGTCGATGGCTATTTTTTCGCGCTTTAAGTCCCTTAGTCTTATCTTATCGCTTAGCTGCTCTTTATATAGTCTATCCCACTCTTTTGTCTCTTCGTCCAGCGACTCCACTCTTAGCTTCCTTGAAGATATTATGGCGTTTAGCCCGTCTATTTGCTTGTAGAGTTGAGATATGCGTTGATTTAGTATCTCTTTTTCATCGCTTAGTATTTTTCTTTGCTCGTTAAATATGCTTATTTGCGCTTCCGAAGCACGTTTAAAGCCTTTTAGTTTCTTTAGCTCGTCGCTAAATTTTATCTGCTCCTCATTATCTCTTTGCGCGATTAACCTAGCTTCCAAAACACTGTTTTGCAGGTAATCGGTTTGCGAAGCGTTAAGCTCGGCTTGGAGTTTGGAGTTTCTCATCTTTAAAAGTATGTCTCCTTCTTTTACCTTATAGCCGTCTTTTACGTAAATTTCATCCACGACGCCGCCTTCTAGGTGCTGCACGACCTTTTTATCGTTTATTACGCTTACTTTTCCGACCGCTACGGCGCCGCTCTTAAGCGGAGCGAAAGCCGCCCAGCCGCCGAAAACCCCGACCAATATAAAAATGGTTAGTAAGCCAAACCTTATCGTTCCTTTTTCGTCAGACAATATCATTCTTTTTCCTCTGTTATCTTTTGTTTAGCCTGCTGCTCTACCGCTTGGTTTTGATTTTTGGTAAGCTCGTGCAAGACGGCGTCTCTTAGTCCGAAATATATAAGTCTGCCGGCGGTTAGAACCGCTATCTTATCGACTATACCTAGTATATTTAGCTTATGCGTTATCAATATGATAGTCGCTTTGCCTTTCATATTCAGCAAGGCTTGATGCAGCGCCCTTTCTCCCGCTTCGTCGAGGCTGGCGTTCGGTTCGTCCAGTACTATTATCCTAGGCGATTTATAAAACGCTCTTGCTAAAGCTATCCTTTGCCTTTGTCCGCCGCTCAGGCTTGAGCCGCCTATGCCTATCCTGGTATCGTAGCCTTCGGGTAAATTTAATATCATTTCGTGCACGTTGGCTAGCTTTGCCGCTTTTATTATCTCCTCGGAGTCTAGTTCGCCAAATCTCGCTATATTTTCAGCCACCGTTCCTTCGAAAAGCTCAACGTCTTGCGGCAAGTATCCTATAAATTCTCCGAGATGATCGCTATCGTATTGATTTATATCCGCGCCGTCCACTCTTACTACACCCTTAAACAAAGGCCACACTCCGAGCACCGCTCTGGCAAACGAGCTCTTGCCTGCCGCGCTCGGCCCTATTATAGCGCACATATCTCCCGCGTTTAGGCTTAGCGTTACGTCCGCTAGCGACAAGGTTTTTGCGTTAGGCGGTAGCAATGATACGCCCTGACATTCTATATGTCCTACGGGATCGGGTAGCTTTATCCTATCGGTCTGAACCGGAAATTCGTCTAAAAATCTATCCAGCCTTTGGTAGCTCTCTTTCGCGCCTTTATAGTTTTTCCAGCTGGCTATCAAGATATCAAGCGGAGCCAGCGCTCTACCCATGATGATAGAGCCCGCGATCATCATTCCCGGAGTTAGCTCCATCTTTACGACCAAATACGCGCCAAG comes from the Campylobacter rectus genome and includes:
- a CDS encoding glycosyltransferase, producing the protein MGCVLVDLGFLSDIDTAKFEGFNEREIEFLINANKDVNTLNLRKKLGKFKCYIFEPTLYIGDQNEIKKLKRYFLKNTNSDFIVSYGEFEKFKIPESEPEKISDKKPNLAFFSPLPNEKTGVSLYSKELLDELGAYYEITVFVENAANVDAELKQIYDIKEAKAFLEDPHKFERIIYQMGGSHYHLYMYEILKKFEGVVVFHDFYMSQLIYTQDAYYHSIFYDELYYSHGYEALSFFKENGLEKTVLKYPANKALIDASLGVIAHSNEPQRIFDELCGGENGIFEVIPLLRKPAQILPKNECKNRLNLPADKLVICTFGYVGSTKLTLDIVRAFKQTLANAKNEAILVIVGDSTSMEYISLIKRYIKEHDLQERVKITGWTNDDSYKEYLNACDIAVQLRADSRGETSAAVLDCFNYALPVIVNKHGSMRDLSQDCVRFVEDKFSSQELSTAIDELCGDMFLREKIAKNAKDHLDKFHNPKFCAEKYFKFIEKIYAKKPLLREILPDFKESKSDIISLSKSIASLKPPLLKKNKIFVDITEIYVKDIKTGIQRVVRAQLLQLLQMRNLAYQIEPIYYDDLRSTYFCAKDFMRDLYGLKEWNAVNEATDMSEGDIFYGLDYMPIGAVNAYKNGVYQRLRAKGVKLFFVIYDLIPILYPQFVPSVSPGNHDRWAKAVISVADGLACISDAVVDDVKEYIAKNDLLIPPIIKSMKLGCDIKATAPSYGLDKASLEILDKIRSKPTFIMVGTLEPRKGHDAAIMAFETLWRKGLDINLVIAGKIGWMVDELYEKIKKHEENGKRLIYLNFVSDELLDEIYKNSSCLIAASRAEGFGLPLVEAAIHKIPIIARELNVFKEVSNGSATFFKDDDDLAGVIERWLGDFKEDKHIKSHLIELVSWRQSTEQAYQILTGEL
- the gmd gene encoding GDP-mannose 4,6-dehydratase: MKKALITGITGQDGAYLAKYLLELGYKVYGTCRRTASLNLWRLNELEVAQNENLQILEMDLTDPFNILSVVSEVRPDEIYNLAAQSFVGVSFKEPFHTANATGIGVLNLLEAVRIVDKNIKFYQASTSEMFGKVQAIPQSEDTPFYPRSPYGVAKLYGHFITVNYRESYEIFGSSGILFNHESPLRGLEFVTRKITNTAAKIALKKAEVLKLGNMDAKRDWGYAYEYVQGMHAILQHDRPDTFVLATGETTTVRDFVRLSFEALDIELKFEGEGQNEVARDKNGKILVRVDPQFYRPAEVDLLIGDASKAKKELGWQAKTGVKELCAMMVKADLKKIERGFEF
- a CDS encoding NAD-dependent epimerase/dehydratase family protein — its product is MSSKVFVTGAEGFSGRYLCAHLKNLGYEVFEATTQNCDICDIKSVKDAFKFDPDFVIHLAGISFAPSDAELIFKVNFAGSKNLLDALSEQRKKPKRVILASSASVYGAQEAGALSENLTPHPLSAYAKSKLQMENLAKDYDLDILITRPFNYTGAGQGVNFLIPKIVSHFKRNARVIELGNLTPKREYNNVLDVVKIYEKLLNLKTGERIFNIGSGKGHGIGEILDFMREISGRDIKVEQNPAFMRADEPEEITADTARLEANGLNLCKTHIKQTLKWMYENE
- a CDS encoding glycosyltransferase family 4 protein, translated to MKTSKIKNCAPKKEGRAKILIDAKPLISQLTGIGRYAYEIVKRLDKDKFDPFYDYGFVSKELIFKGYEQKTSPLGAFKKVLLKSVKRFLSTLPLGVKTRFRLFLKKLNERNFKGMKFDLYFQPNFIPLDIEARCVVVCVHDFTFIKFSEFHPKDRIEFFEKTFMQNIKKATHIVTGSNFTKNEIVEILGFDESKISVIYHGYDDKVFYPKDDAQKAAVKAKLNLTKEFILFAGSIEPRKNLATLIKAYNLLPSDLQDKFDLVIVGAKGWENSQIHELINQNENIKFAGFVTDEELAALYSSASVFSYPSVYEGFGIPPLEAMACGCAVVLSDIEVFREIYGEDAVYFDALNEASLKEKLQILLTDKKMRENFARLGLRRCKDFSWAKSAKAHNELFLKLIS
- a CDS encoding TolC family protein — translated: MKIKILSLLAAPILLSAQSASLSEAYNMALGNDEEYKYYMYNSLAGEQRYNQTLSQLLPTINGDISYHGDKYKRQNKNSNESYTSYGVTVRQSIFQPSLYYQRQQEKLRMQGGQIELEHSRQDLAKKVTRAYFELAYANANLKLALSYQDANKAKFEQMERSLSLGLTNKIDMLESKVRYDESMLSVSKAQRNIDIAKMSLFKLVGQDIDTMDYFENINIDFFKNLDLKKYSDIEQNLDYKQSTLLTKIAEKEHIKRKSEHLPTIDFSIGYSNNSYKDTKAFGDKKRRVETNIRLNIPIFSSWYTSYRVEEGMFLRQASISRQNEVRKNVDIAQRQAAIDFQNYIQEYDINVRSLEHANVYERSIERGYEEGLKNLVDLLDARARVHKIRNELIASARNVVLAYLELESLINDINTQSMNKLESAFN
- a CDS encoding HlyD family type I secretion periplasmic adaptor subunit, translated to MILSDEKGTIRFGLLTIFILVGVFGGWAAFAPLKSGAVAVGKVSVINDKKVVQHLEGGVVDEIYVKDGYKVKEGDILLKMRNSKLQAELNASQTDYLQNSVLEARLIAQRDNEEQIKFSDELKKLKGFKRASEAQISIFNEQRKILSDEKEILNQRISQLYKQIDGLNAIISSRKLRVESLDEETKEWDRLYKEQLSDKIRLRDLKREKIAIDGEIASNTAEIARLNVQITETKSQMILRESAFKEDVLKQLESVTKSINTLRSKYIALNDQLARTEVRAPVSGTIVGMTAHTVGGVIRPGDPIMYIVPDSTEYIVEARMNLTDIDKVTIGLLSDVRFSAFELQQAHVVEGEVVYISADSLQDGNGHQFYEIKVKLTDKGVKELENNKFFLLPGMPAEVMVQTSNRTVLSYILNPFTNMFKRAFNED
- a CDS encoding type I secretion system permease/ATPase; amino-acid sequence: MSITKKENELKNILRKSKKCLVYAGIFSAFVNLLMLTPPLYMLQLYGRVVTSRSLDTLTMLTLIVVFLFVTMGAFEILRSRVLIIFANQMDQNLSGRVYDAIFKLAAGNPSRTTSQAMSDINTLKQYLSGNGVFAFLDAPWLPIYIAILFLFHPYYGWFSVFAAICLFILALLNENATKEGLKNSNDSYRREMRFVDANLKNSEVIQAMGMNANLRKIWEKKHDEFLNSHSDASSKAGIYANISKTARVTFQSLMLGLGAYLVVKMELTPGMMIAGSIIMGRALAPLDILIASWKNYKGAKESYQRLDRFLDEFPVQTDRIKLPDPVGHIECQGVSLLPPNAKTLSLADVTLSLNAGDMCAIIGPSAAGKSSFARAVLGVWPLFKGVVRVDGADINQYDSDHLGEFIGYLPQDVELFEGTVAENIARFGELDSEEIIKAAKLANVHEMILNLPEGYDTRIGIGGSSLSGGQRQRIALARAFYKSPRIIVLDEPNASLDEAGERALHQALLNMKGKATIILITHKLNILGIVDKIAVLTAGRLIYFGLRDAVLHELTKNQNQAVEQQAKQKITEEKE